A genomic segment from Nicotiana sylvestris chromosome 1, ASM39365v2, whole genome shotgun sequence encodes:
- the LOC104220091 gene encoding glycine-rich protein-like — MASTKSLFLLGLLLALVLLVSSQVGAQKESKVTGNVEEADQYRGGGYPGNGGGGGYPGNGRGGGRNGYPWRGCRYGCCRGYRYGPGCVRCCATAHEAPDAQFEDDSKN, encoded by the exons atggcttcAACAAAAAGTTTGTTCTTGTTAGGTCTTCTCCTTGCTCTTGTCCTTCTTGTTTCCTCCCAAGTGGGAGCTCAAA AAGAAAGCAAGGTGACTGGCAATGTTGAAGAAGCTGATCAGTATCGAGGAGGTGGATACCCGGGCAacggtggcggaggagggtatccCGGTAATGGTCGTGGGGGTGGACGTAATGGATACCCGTGGAGAGGTTGCAGATATGGTTGCTGCCGCGGTTATCGCTATGGCCCGGGATGTGTAAGGTGTTGTGCCACTGCTCATGAAGCCCCTGATGCTCAATTTGAAGACGATTCCAAGAATTGA